A stretch of the Sulfurimonas sp. HSL3-1 genome encodes the following:
- a CDS encoding nickel-dependent hydrogenase large subunit gives MMTKALIEHIEGEASLYFDTRGEKITWAEIAFPHFRGMERMLEGRKATDALVITPRVCGICGHAHLMATVRAIEAAYAQAGYPVELTRKARSIRELTLVLEMIQNHFKWLYLVILPELEKLGVGGISPAPLKGAYAAAQATKILALFAGQWPHSSYMIPGGVTCDPTHLERIQAAGLLDELIGFFEKETAGVGLDALLSFASCREFNPLQSDLGRLEKGLIATEMHKKGMAYDRFVVLGEHGFTVRARLKHTRPMKADPSQVSTEPAVCRDETSHARNVRYGKHFYEVGPLARSISADTALIKNMHRRYKDSVYTRVMARAYETAVLLQHAKTLLAELELSEPSYVPPAPLERISAEGEGIVEAPRGPLMHRMRLERGIVAEYGIITPTQWNLGSSVMSDPAPAQKAMVGAADIAEATFVFRSFDVCSVCTTH, from the coding sequence ATGATGACTAAGGCACTGATTGAACACATCGAGGGGGAGGCGTCGCTCTATTTCGACACCCGCGGGGAGAAGATCACCTGGGCGGAGATCGCCTTTCCGCATTTCAGGGGGATGGAGCGCATGCTCGAGGGGCGCAAGGCGACCGATGCCCTGGTGATCACGCCGCGGGTCTGCGGCATCTGCGGGCACGCTCACCTGATGGCGACCGTCCGGGCGATCGAGGCGGCATACGCGCAGGCGGGCTATCCGGTCGAGCTGACGCGAAAGGCGCGGAGCATCCGGGAGCTGACGCTGGTACTCGAGATGATCCAGAACCATTTCAAATGGCTCTACCTCGTCATCCTGCCCGAACTGGAAAAATTGGGTGTCGGAGGCATCTCTCCGGCCCCGCTCAAGGGCGCCTACGCCGCAGCGCAGGCGACGAAGATCCTTGCGCTCTTCGCCGGGCAGTGGCCCCACAGCTCCTACATGATCCCCGGCGGTGTCACCTGCGACCCGACACACCTGGAGCGGATCCAGGCGGCGGGGCTTCTGGACGAGCTGATCGGTTTTTTCGAAAAGGAGACGGCGGGCGTAGGGCTGGATGCGCTGCTCTCCTTTGCCTCCTGCCGGGAATTCAACCCGCTGCAGAGCGATCTCGGGCGTCTGGAAAAGGGCCTGATCGCGACGGAGATGCATAAAAAGGGGATGGCATACGACCGGTTTGTCGTTCTGGGAGAACACGGCTTTACGGTGCGGGCACGGCTGAAACATACCCGTCCGATGAAAGCTGATCCCTCCCAGGTATCGACGGAACCGGCAGTCTGCCGGGATGAGACGAGTCATGCCCGCAATGTCCGCTACGGGAAGCACTTTTATGAAGTCGGGCCGCTCGCCCGGTCGATCTCGGCCGATACCGCCCTGATCAAAAACATGCATCGACGCTACAAGGACAGCGTGTACACACGGGTGATGGCCAGGGCGTACGAGACGGCCGTGCTGCTACAGCATGCGAAAACGCTGTTGGCGGAACTGGAGCTCTCCGAACCCTCCTATGTCCCGCCGGCGCCCCTTGAACGCATCAGCGCCGAAGGGGAGGGGATCGTCGAGGCCCCGCGCGGACCGCTGATGCATCGCATGCGTCTGGAGCGGGGGATCGTCGCCGAATACGGGATTATTACGCCGACGCAGTGGAACCTCGGCAGTTCCGTGATGTCCGATCCCGCCCCGGCGCAAAAAGCGATGGTCGGTGCCGCCGATATCGCCGAGGCGACGTTCGTTTTCCGCAGTTTTGACGTCTGTTCGGTGTGCACGACGCACTGA
- a CDS encoding hydrogenase — protein sequence MRSRLFKPTLIWLQGVTCNGNTHSFLNLPYLPQLLARFEILYHPLLPCSQNLEEIARCRRGCDVLVFEGAFDPMMERAGVTLERLVAYYAEEAGHVIAAGSCASFGGIFKAAAPERNSGLAYAGEHPDGPLLGKAGKVINLSGCPVHPEWLGFALMNIAEGRPISVDALGRPTALYRHMAHDGCLRNEYFEWKVDAEQFGRKEGCLFYEHGCRGPLTHASCNRTLWNGVSSKMRVGTPCFGCTEPDFPRRNLFETKTNMSIPEEVPVGVSKRAYLTMTGIAKSFKIKRLEERLTDDD from the coding sequence GTGCGCTCAAGACTGTTTAAACCGACGCTGATCTGGCTTCAGGGTGTCACCTGCAACGGCAACACCCACTCCTTTTTAAACCTTCCCTATCTGCCGCAGCTGCTGGCGCGTTTTGAGATCCTCTACCATCCGCTGCTCCCCTGTTCCCAGAACCTGGAGGAGATTGCGCGCTGCAGACGCGGATGTGACGTCCTTGTCTTCGAAGGTGCCTTCGATCCGATGATGGAACGCGCCGGCGTGACGCTGGAGCGGCTGGTGGCGTATTATGCCGAGGAAGCCGGTCACGTCATCGCGGCGGGCAGCTGCGCCAGCTTCGGCGGTATCTTCAAAGCGGCGGCGCCGGAACGTAACAGCGGCCTGGCCTACGCCGGGGAGCATCCCGACGGCCCCCTGCTCGGAAAAGCCGGCAAAGTGATCAATCTCTCCGGCTGCCCCGTGCACCCCGAATGGCTCGGATTCGCCCTGATGAACATCGCGGAGGGGCGTCCTATTTCCGTCGACGCCCTGGGAAGGCCGACGGCGCTCTACCGCCACATGGCGCATGACGGCTGCCTCCGTAACGAATACTTCGAGTGGAAGGTGGATGCGGAGCAGTTCGGGCGGAAGGAGGGGTGCCTCTTCTATGAACACGGCTGCCGCGGGCCGTTGACCCACGCCTCGTGCAACCGGACGCTCTGGAACGGCGTCAGTTCGAAAATGCGCGTCGGCACGCCCTGTTTCGGTTGTACCGAGCCCGATTTCCCGCGCCGCAACCTTTTTGAAACGAAGACGAACATGTCGATTCCCGAAGAGGTGCCGGTCGGCGTCTCCAAGCGCGCCTACCTGACGATGACCGGCATCGCCAAAAGCTTCAAAATCAAACGGCTGGAGGAGCGGCTTACCGATGATGACTAA
- a CDS encoding TetR/AcrR family transcriptional regulator produces the protein MSKEERKENIISTALKLFAEKGFYVTTIPDIAAKVGMSVGNFYNYFSSKDILAKELILYISEYLGKHIREINEGPGSAKDKISAIVTFYFTMATERPEMIEYFLRIYLSNREVFGESCEGMVCVSPFITEMMIFFDDGVAGGELRDQDFFSAFGLFMGYLGGMVFLFGEKILPEPLSSYEASIAENIYRALKTV, from the coding sequence GTGAGCAAAGAAGAACGTAAAGAGAACATCATTTCGACGGCATTGAAGCTGTTTGCGGAGAAGGGTTTTTATGTCACGACCATTCCCGATATCGCGGCGAAGGTCGGCATGAGCGTCGGGAACTTTTACAACTACTTCAGCTCGAAGGATATTCTCGCCAAAGAACTCATCCTCTATATTTCCGAATACCTCGGCAAGCATATCCGCGAGATCAACGAAGGTCCGGGCAGCGCAAAGGATAAGATCAGCGCGATCGTTACCTTCTATTTCACGATGGCGACCGAACGCCCGGAGATGATCGAGTATTTCCTCCGGATCTACCTCTCCAACCGCGAGGTGTTCGGAGAGTCGTGCGAAGGGATGGTCTGCGTCTCGCCTTTTATTACGGAGATGATGATCTTCTTTGATGACGGTGTTGCCGGGGGCGAACTCCGCGACCAGGATTTTTTCAGCGCCTTCGGCCTCTTTATGGGGTACCTCGGGGGGATGGTCTTTCTCTTCGGTGAGAAGATTCTGCCCGAACCGCTGAGCAGCTACGAGGCCTCCATCGCGGAGAATATCTACCGTGCGCTCAAGACTGTTTAA
- the hisF gene encoding imidazole glycerol phosphate synthase subunit HisF, with protein MDYFAKRIIPCLDVKDGRVVKGVNFVGLKDAGDPVEIAKRYNEEGADELTFLDITASHEERDTIVHIVEQVAKEVFIPLTVGGGIRKLDDIYKLLNVGCDKVSVNSAAVKRPDLINEGAKRFGAQCIVVAIDVKKTGDRYHVYLNGGRIDTGIDAVEWAKEAVDRGAGEILLTSMDTDGTKAGFDIPITEQISSLVNVPVIASGGAGTMGHIKEAFEHGADAALAASIFHFKEIDIMELKHYLRDNNIPVRL; from the coding sequence ATGGATTATTTCGCCAAACGTATCATCCCCTGTCTCGACGTCAAGGACGGCCGCGTCGTCAAAGGGGTCAACTTCGTCGGACTCAAAGATGCGGGCGACCCCGTGGAGATCGCCAAACGCTACAACGAGGAGGGTGCGGACGAACTGACCTTTCTCGACATTACCGCGTCGCACGAAGAGCGCGATACGATCGTCCATATCGTCGAACAGGTCGCCAAAGAGGTCTTTATCCCGCTGACCGTCGGCGGGGGGATCCGCAAACTCGACGACATCTACAAACTGCTCAATGTCGGCTGCGACAAGGTGAGCGTCAATTCCGCGGCGGTCAAACGCCCCGACCTCATTAACGAGGGGGCGAAACGGTTCGGGGCGCAGTGCATCGTCGTCGCCATCGACGTGAAAAAGACGGGCGACCGCTATCACGTCTACCTCAACGGCGGGCGGATTGATACGGGTATCGACGCCGTCGAATGGGCCAAAGAGGCCGTCGACCGCGGCGCCGGTGAGATCCTGCTCACCTCCATGGATACCGACGGCACCAAGGCCGGTTTCGACATCCCCATCACCGAGCAGATCAGCTCGCTCGTCAACGTCCCGGTCATCGCCAGCGGCGGGGCGGGCACGATGGGCCACATCAAAGAGGCGTTCGAGCACGGTGCCGACGCGGCACTGGCGGCCAGTATCTTCCACTTCAAAGAGATCGACATCATGGAGCTCAAACACTATCTCCGCGACAACAACATCCCGGTCCGGCTCTGA
- a CDS encoding DUF2164 domain-containing protein, with protein sequence MSDIVVFSPEEKAILIEKIKTYVAKELDQEIGGFDAEFLLDFFAEEIGVYFYNKGLNDGLDEMRVRIDTIADDVGYTLEKNSHS encoded by the coding sequence ATGTCCGATATCGTCGTATTTTCGCCCGAAGAGAAGGCGATCCTGATCGAAAAGATCAAAACCTATGTTGCCAAAGAGCTCGACCAGGAGATCGGCGGCTTCGACGCGGAATTCCTCTTGGACTTTTTTGCCGAAGAGATAGGGGTTTACTTTTATAACAAGGGTTTGAACGACGGACTGGATGAGATGCGGGTTCGGATCGATACGATCGCCGACGATGTCGGCTACACCCTTGAAAAAAATTCACATTCATAA
- a CDS encoding purine-nucleoside phosphorylase, with product MIICAGNNETFDFATPMGVGLIETTMNITRLCLFDKPEFLLFVGTAGSYGENAIFDIVESKTAANIELAFLQNKAYTPIDNVVSTNTEGTKEIIVNSSNYITTDAELAKGFLRFGIGIENMEFFAVLRVAQEFGIPAGGVFCVTNYCNQDAHADFVANHDRAKALLGEHVKRRIKELTA from the coding sequence ATGATCATCTGTGCCGGCAATAACGAGACCTTCGACTTCGCGACACCGATGGGCGTCGGGCTGATCGAGACGACCATGAACATCACCCGCCTCTGCCTCTTCGACAAACCGGAGTTCCTGCTTTTTGTCGGGACGGCCGGCAGCTACGGGGAGAATGCGATCTTCGATATCGTCGAATCGAAAACGGCCGCGAATATCGAACTCGCCTTTTTGCAGAACAAAGCCTATACTCCCATCGACAATGTCGTCTCCACCAATACGGAGGGGACCAAAGAGATCATCGTCAACTCCAGCAACTATATCACGACCGACGCCGAACTTGCCAAAGGCTTTCTGCGCTTCGGTATCGGCATTGAAAACATGGAGTTCTTCGCCGTCCTGCGCGTCGCGCAGGAGTTCGGTATCCCCGCGGGCGGCGTCTTCTGCGTCACCAACTACTGCAACCAAGATGCCCACGCCGATTTTGTCGCCAACCACGACAGAGCCAAGGCGCTGCTGGGCGAGCATGTCAAGCGACGCATCAAGGAGTTGACGGCATGA
- the rlmN gene encoding 23S rRNA (adenine(2503)-C(2))-methyltransferase RlmN, translating into MNTPKPTIMDLTKEELAQAVKPAFRAKQIYGWIYHSFVDSFDEMANIPKSLREELNERYILNPLKILRKEEAADGTIKYLFELPDGKTVETVWLKMKETQYNEDGSVAQEAKHTVCVSTQVGCKVGCSFCLTAKGGFTRDLTPGEIVAQVLSVKKDNDHAANRRVNIVYMGMGEPLDNLDNLAKAIRILKDEDGLSISGKRQTVSTSGISTRIDKLGQMDLGVHIAISLHAVDDELRTELIPMNKAYNIASIMDAVRRFPIDTRKRVMFEYLVIKGKNDDIASAKKLIKLLHGIKAKVNLIYFNPYPGSDYQRPEREDMVKFQQYLIDHGQLCTIRDSKGIDISAACGQLKEKTNEEKEKA; encoded by the coding sequence ATGAACACACCCAAACCGACGATCATGGACCTCACCAAAGAGGAGCTTGCCCAGGCCGTCAAGCCCGCGTTCCGCGCCAAGCAGATCTACGGCTGGATCTACCACAGCTTCGTTGACAGTTTCGACGAGATGGCCAACATTCCCAAAAGCCTGCGTGAAGAGCTGAACGAGCGCTACATTCTCAACCCGCTTAAAATCCTGCGCAAGGAGGAGGCGGCCGACGGCACGATCAAGTACCTCTTCGAACTCCCCGACGGCAAAACGGTCGAAACCGTCTGGCTGAAGATGAAAGAGACACAGTACAACGAAGACGGCTCCGTCGCCCAGGAGGCCAAACACACGGTCTGCGTCTCCACCCAGGTCGGCTGCAAAGTCGGCTGCAGTTTCTGCCTGACGGCCAAGGGGGGCTTCACCCGCGACCTCACCCCCGGCGAGATCGTCGCCCAGGTCCTCTCCGTCAAGAAAGACAACGACCATGCGGCGAACCGCCGGGTCAATATCGTATATATGGGCATGGGGGAACCGCTGGACAACCTCGACAACCTCGCCAAGGCAATTCGCATCCTCAAGGACGAAGACGGTCTCTCCATCTCGGGCAAGCGCCAGACGGTCTCCACAAGCGGCATCAGCACCCGCATCGACAAACTGGGGCAGATGGACCTTGGTGTGCACATCGCCATCAGCCTCCATGCCGTCGACGACGAGCTGCGCACAGAGCTTATCCCGATGAACAAGGCGTACAATATCGCCTCCATCATGGATGCCGTGCGCCGATTCCCCATCGACACCCGCAAACGCGTCATGTTCGAATACCTCGTCATCAAAGGGAAAAACGACGACATCGCCTCGGCGAAGAAACTGATCAAACTGCTGCACGGCATCAAGGCGAAGGTCAACCTGATCTACTTCAACCCCTACCCGGGCAGTGACTACCAGCGCCCCGAACGCGAAGACATGGTGAAGTTCCAGCAGTATCTGATCGACCACGGGCAGCTCTGCACCATCCGTGATTCGAAGGGGATCGACATCAGCGCCGCCTGCGGGCAGCTCAAAGAGAAAACAAACGAAGAGAAGGAAAAAGCATGA
- a CDS encoding lysophospholipid acyltransferase family protein, producing the protein MLNIEGTLHQEYPRFFHYPTAVRKPALSFLRLLLQEEKINHFLTDHRKVKNLAFIDTALEHLNISYKTDHHQIQNIPAIGKVIIVANHPMGAMDAFTLIKMVSSIRHDKKVKIIANKVLAAFDQISDLLIAVDTFNGRLTKESMKKVDEALRNEEAVIFFPAGEVSRAYLNGIVDSKWKSGFMKFAKRTQSPILPIHIKARNSMLFYGASWLYRPLATMLLAKEMFSARNSVVEFTVGEMIGIDTINDMPLSYKRHAKMMRKHLYRVSKGRKPLYPTQQCIAHPEPRHLIKEELKRAQHIGSTSDNKQIYLADFEEAPTLLNEVGRLREYSFRKVGEGSGRKRDLDRYDEYYRHLVLWDDDALEVVGAYRIADCEWVLSWGSKDALYLNELCSLGEAFEPYLENAIELGRSFIQPKYWGSRALDYLWQGIGAYLKHHPHIRYMIGPVSISGSYPSAAKEALVHFYGHYFGSRDALVTARTPYRLSALALEDEKARFCGDDYAEDFRRLKEYLRAFNVTVPTLYKQYAELCDEGGITFMDFGIDAEFNNCIDSYILVDVTKIKESKRKRYIDTE; encoded by the coding sequence ATGCTGAATATCGAAGGCACACTGCATCAAGAGTACCCGCGTTTCTTCCACTACCCGACAGCAGTCAGGAAGCCGGCCCTCTCTTTTTTGAGACTGCTGCTACAAGAAGAGAAGATCAACCACTTTCTCACCGACCACCGCAAAGTGAAAAACCTTGCATTCATCGACACGGCGCTGGAGCATCTGAATATTTCATATAAAACGGACCACCACCAGATCCAGAACATTCCGGCCATCGGAAAAGTGATCATCGTCGCCAACCACCCCATGGGTGCCATGGATGCCTTTACATTGATCAAAATGGTCAGCAGCATCCGCCACGACAAAAAGGTAAAGATCATCGCCAACAAGGTGCTGGCAGCCTTTGACCAGATCAGCGACCTCCTGATCGCCGTCGACACTTTTAACGGCCGCCTGACCAAGGAGAGCATGAAGAAGGTCGACGAGGCGCTGCGCAACGAAGAGGCCGTCATCTTTTTCCCTGCGGGCGAAGTCTCACGCGCCTATCTCAACGGGATTGTCGACAGCAAATGGAAAAGCGGTTTCATGAAGTTCGCCAAACGGACCCAGAGTCCCATCCTGCCCATCCATATCAAAGCGCGCAATTCCATGCTTTTCTACGGCGCCTCCTGGCTCTACCGACCACTGGCGACCATGCTGCTCGCCAAGGAGATGTTCTCCGCCCGAAACAGCGTCGTCGAGTTCACCGTAGGCGAAATGATCGGCATCGATACGATCAACGATATGCCGCTGAGTTACAAACGCCACGCGAAGATGATGCGCAAGCACCTTTACAGAGTCTCCAAGGGGCGTAAACCGCTCTACCCGACCCAACAGTGCATCGCCCACCCCGAACCACGCCACCTGATCAAAGAGGAGCTCAAGCGGGCCCAGCATATCGGTTCGACCTCGGACAACAAGCAGATCTATCTCGCCGATTTCGAAGAAGCGCCGACCCTCCTCAATGAAGTCGGCCGCCTGCGCGAATACAGTTTCCGTAAAGTCGGCGAAGGGAGTGGCCGAAAGCGCGACCTCGACCGCTACGACGAGTACTACCGCCACCTCGTGCTCTGGGACGACGACGCGCTGGAGGTCGTCGGTGCCTACCGCATTGCCGACTGCGAATGGGTACTTTCCTGGGGCAGCAAGGACGCCCTCTATCTCAATGAGCTCTGCAGTCTCGGCGAGGCATTCGAACCCTACCTGGAGAATGCCATCGAGCTCGGACGCAGTTTCATCCAGCCCAAATACTGGGGAAGCCGCGCGCTCGATTATCTCTGGCAGGGCATCGGCGCCTACCTGAAGCACCATCCCCATATCAGGTACATGATCGGTCCCGTCAGCATCAGCGGAAGCTACCCCTCTGCCGCCAAAGAGGCGCTGGTCCACTTTTACGGGCACTACTTCGGCAGCCGGGACGCCCTGGTGACCGCACGTACCCCATACCGGCTCTCTGCCCTTGCCCTGGAGGATGAAAAAGCGCGCTTCTGCGGCGATGACTATGCCGAAGACTTCCGCCGTCTCAAAGAGTATCTGAGAGCCTTCAACGTCACCGTACCCACGCTCTATAAACAGTATGCGGAGCTATGCGATGAGGGAGGGATCACCTTTATGGATTTCGGGATCGATGCCGAATTCAACAACTGTATCGACAGCTATATCCTGGTCGACGTCACAAAGATCAAAGAGAGCAAACGCAAGCGCTACATTGATACGGAGTGA